In the genome of Candidatus Bathyarchaeota archaeon, the window AAAAGCTTTACAGAAATTCTTCGGAGGTGAAAACATTTGGAAAAAAGCTTCTTTACCTATGTAATTCTCGGCGTGGTCGTCTGGGCAGTTTTGGGAACCGTCGTCGCTGGCTATTATTTCGTCCAATATCACACATATCAAAATGAATATAACAATCTAATTAATCAGATTGCTGCATACAACAGTGTAGTCGACAATCTAGCCAGCCAGTTTACTTCTTCATACAACGATTTAGCCGATCAACTCGATGCGTACAACAACCTAACCAACAATCTAGCTGATCAACTTGACGCTTATATTAGAGATATTTCAACCGTGTTGGAAGGTATCTCTCTTAAAGCTAACGTTCTTCTAAGCTATGGTAACGAAACGAAAGTTTGGCATAACAACACTGTGCTTCCGTTAGGCTCAACCGCATTCACAGCCATATACTCAATAGCAGATAACATAAACTATACAGACTATGGAGGAGAGCTTGGAATACTAGTGACATCAATAAATGGTGTAGCCAACAATTCTACGCATGGATGGTTCTACTGGTACTGGGACTCTGGAAGCTTAGAATGGATACTTCCAAATTACTCATGTGCAAAACACATACTTCACAGAGGAGACACGATCGCCTTTACTTATGCTAGCTATATGGAATGGCCGCCACAACCACCTACCTAGACTGGTGTGTGGCTGTTTTAACGGCGTTGTAGCCTAGTTTAAAAGCCTTCAGGTTTATGTCTAGATATTTGGCTGGCACCAATTCATGCAATGCCCCTTTCAAAGCCTCAACGTTCATCGGTAGTTTCTCAGTAACTGCCAACGCTCCTATCATCACCACATTCTGAGTTATTAGGGCACCTACCTGTTCCGCCAAAGTTACAGCGTCAATTAAAATGATGTTTTCCGTAAAGCCTCTGATTTGTTCAAGAACTTCTCCGACCTTTGGATATTCAGCTCCGCTAATTTTGAAAGGATTAGTATTCACAAGAACTATTGTTTTTTGTGAGGCAAATTTGATGTTTCGAAGAGCCTCCATGGGTTCGAAGCCAACGATTACGTCTGCTGTACCTTCTAAAACAGTAGGTGCAAGTGCCTTTTCGCCGATCCGTACATGAGAAACCACAGCTCCACCTCGTTGAGCCATGCCATGAAGCTCACTTACACGCACATTGCAGCCTTTTTTGACTGCAGCAGTTCCTAAAATTTCTGCTGCCAAAAGTATGCCTTGTCCACCAACACCAGCTAAAATGATATTGAATTCTTCCAAAGTATAGCCCTCCTCTAATGTGCTTCCATGCTTTCTATAGCGTCATAAGGGCAGACTGAAGCGCACAATCCACATGCTACGCAAAGGAATTCGTTAATACTAGCTCTTTCTTCTTCAACGGTTAAGGCTGGACAACCTAACAGCTTAATGCAAGCCATGCAATTTGTGCATTTCTCGGTAATCTTGCAAACCATGATTTCTGCACTTTTGCGTCTTCTTTCTCTAGCTACCATTAAGGCGCATGGCGCTCGAAAAACTATGACTGAAGGCCCGGGATATTGCAGAGCCTCCTTTAAAGTTGCTTCGGATTCTTTAATTTTGAAGGGGTCAACCACTTTTACATTTTTTACACCGCACCCTTCAGCAACCTTTTCAATACGTATTTTCTCTGTTGGGCTACGCATACCAGTTATACCAGTTCCTGGATGTGGTTGATGTCCAGTCATCGCTGTTGACAGGTTATCTAAAATAACTACAACAATCTTGTGATTGTTATAAACAGCATTAATAAGTCCTGGGATTCCCGCATGGAAAAATGTAGAGTCTCCAATTATCGCGATGGTTTTTGCGTTTGTTACCCTACGTATTCCTTGGGCAGTGCCTATGCTGGCGCCCATGCATATCATTATGTCTCCAATATTTGAGGGTGGAGCAATTCCTAAAGCATAACAACCTATGTCGGTTGTATAGATTGCTTCTTCTCCTGCAGCTTTTTTTATTACGTAGAAGGATGCTCTATGCGGACATCCAGCACACAATATTGGCGGTCTTAGTGGCAAATCTCTGGCAACTTCAGTGTATCTTTCATCAATTTTGTTAAAGTTTATTGGCGATTTTCTGCCAGTTATCTTGGCTAAACCTGTTGTGACAGTGCGTATTGAAAACTCGCCTTCCCTTGGAAAATATATCCTATTCATTTTTCCAAATATTTCGACCTTCGGCGCACAGTCCTTGGCTATAGCCTTGATCTGCATTTCCAAGTAAGGTTCAAGCTCTTCAACGACAATTATTTTTTCATGCTTTTTCAGAAATTCTCCAATCACTTTTTCTGGAAGCGGATGTATCATGCCAAGCTTTAGGACGCTAACATCTATGCCTAACAAATCTGCCGCTTCAACTGTGTAGTTATAAGCTGAGCTTGAAGAAATTATGCCGAATTTTCTATCTCTCCCTTCAAGTACAACTCTGTTGTAGAGAGACATATTACTGATTCCTTTAGCCATTCCCAGCGTTTTCAAAAGTACTCCGTGTTTGGGTCTGGAATTGGCTGGAACCATTACTAAACGTTTTACATCTTTAATGAATTTTCCCTTTAAGTTAGGTTTCGTAAGTCTGCCATATACTACAGATCCACGCGTGTGGCTTGTGCGAGTTGTGGTTCTTAACAGTACTGGTAATTCTAGTTTTTCAGAGATTTCAATTGCTGAAATTGTCATGTCTTTTGCTTCCTGAGGGTTGGACGGTTCTAGGCATGGCAGATTTGAAAATAGTGCATAGAAGCGGTTATCTTGTTCGTTTTGAGAACTATAGCATTCTGGGTCATCGGCAGTAACTATAACAAAGCCACCCCTTACACCAGCATAAGCCAAGGTCATAACTAGATCCGAAGCCACATTTAGCCCAACGTGCTTCATAGCGGTAAGGGCTCTGACTCCACAGTTTGCCGCGCCAGCAGCAACCTCCACCGCAACGATTTCATTGGTGGAATATTCCATATACAAGCCGGCTTGAGCAGCAATTGCTGAGATAGAGTCACCTATCTCAGATGCTGGTGTGCCTGGATATGTCGTGACAATGCCTATGCCCGCTTCTAAAATCCCTCTAGCAATGGCCTCGTTACCAAGCAAAAGCACATGTTTTCCAGGGCTGTCTTCTAACAGCACACTCAGATCAACCAAGAAACTTCTCCTCTGCTTTATAGAAAGCATTCATAGTCTTATCGCTTCACTTATAACTTTCTCTAAGAAGCCTAGACAAAGTTAAATGAAGAAAGTCACGACCGAAAGAGATATTAAAACAGATATAGATAACAGCGGAACCAACGAGGTTTGAAAAATGTCCATAAAATTATGTTCAGGTAAAGAAATACCCATAGAGATGCACAAGGCGAGAATGGTGCAGAAAATTTGGTTGATACCAGTGGAACACCGGCTTAAAGCTATAGAGGAGGCGGGCTACAACACGTTCCAGCTCAAAA includes:
- a CDS encoding DUF4430 domain-containing protein yields the protein MEKSFFTYVILGVVVWAVLGTVVAGYYFVQYHTYQNEYNNLINQIAAYNSVVDNLASQFTSSYNDLADQLDAYNNLTNNLADQLDAYIRDISTVLEGISLKANVLLSYGNETKVWHNNTVLPLGSTAFTAIYSIADNINYTDYGGELGILVTSINGVANNSTHGWFYWYWDSGSLEWILPNYSCAKHILHRGDTIAFTYASYMEWPPQPPT
- a CDS encoding indolepyruvate oxidoreductase subunit beta produces the protein MEEFNIILAGVGGQGILLAAEILGTAAVKKGCNVRVSELHGMAQRGGAVVSHVRIGEKALAPTVLEGTADVIVGFEPMEALRNIKFASQKTIVLVNTNPFKISGAEYPKVGEVLEQIRGFTENIILIDAVTLAEQVGALITQNVVMIGALAVTEKLPMNVEALKGALHELVPAKYLDINLKAFKLGYNAVKTATHQSR
- the iorA gene encoding indolepyruvate ferredoxin oxidoreductase subunit alpha codes for the protein MVDLSVLLEDSPGKHVLLLGNEAIARGILEAGIGIVTTYPGTPASEIGDSISAIAAQAGLYMEYSTNEIVAVEVAAGAANCGVRALTAMKHVGLNVASDLVMTLAYAGVRGGFVIVTADDPECYSSQNEQDNRFYALFSNLPCLEPSNPQEAKDMTISAIEISEKLELPVLLRTTTRTSHTRGSVVYGRLTKPNLKGKFIKDVKRLVMVPANSRPKHGVLLKTLGMAKGISNMSLYNRVVLEGRDRKFGIISSSSAYNYTVEAADLLGIDVSVLKLGMIHPLPEKVIGEFLKKHEKIIVVEELEPYLEMQIKAIAKDCAPKVEIFGKMNRIYFPREGEFSIRTVTTGLAKITGRKSPINFNKIDERYTEVARDLPLRPPILCAGCPHRASFYVIKKAAGEEAIYTTDIGCYALGIAPPSNIGDIMICMGASIGTAQGIRRVTNAKTIAIIGDSTFFHAGIPGLINAVYNNHKIVVVILDNLSTAMTGHQPHPGTGITGMRSPTEKIRIEKVAEGCGVKNVKVVDPFKIKESEATLKEALQYPGPSVIVFRAPCALMVARERRRKSAEIMVCKITEKCTNCMACIKLLGCPALTVEEERASINEFLCVACGLCASVCPYDAIESMEAH